From Nocardia sp. NBC_00416:
CGAACGCGACCGCCACAGCCACCGCGACATTGACGGTGCCCTCTCCGAGCACCGCGATGACCAGCAGCGCCAACAGCAGCGCGGGGAGGGCGAGCAGTACGTCGGCGCCGCGCATCAGCAGCTGATCGGCGATCCGGCCGCCGAGTGCGGCCAGCAGACCGACGAGTACCCCCGCGGCGACGGCGAGCGCGGTGGCCAGGACGCCCAGCAGCAGCGCGGGCCGGGTGCCGTACACCACGCGGGTGAACACGTCACGGCCCAGTTGGTCGGTGCCGAACCAATGTCCGGGGCCCGGCGCCTCGAGCGCCTGCCTCATATCGGTCGCTGTCGGTGACGCGCCGGTGAACAGGTCCGGCAGGATCGCCATGGCGACGATCACCGCGAGGACGAGCGCGGCGACCAGTACGCCGGGCCATCGGAAGGATCGGCGGGGGGCCGTGAGATCGGGTACCGGTTCGGGCACCCTGATATCGGTGGCGATCACGGGTCAGTCTCCGTTCGTGCGGATACGAGGGTCGAGCGCCAGGTGCAGCAGGTCGACCAGGGTGGAGATCACCACGAAAACCACCGCGGACAGCAGGATGACGCCCATGACGACCGGCATGTCCCGGCTGGTCACCGCCTGCAGGACGAGGGCGCCGATACCCGGTCTGCCGAAGACGATCTCCACCGGGACGACGCCGCCGAGCAGGGTGCCCGTCATCCATCCGGTGAGCGTGAGCACCGGTGCCGCGGCGTGCCGCAGCGCATGCCGCAGGCGGACCGCGGCCAAGCTCAGTCCCCGGGCCCGCGCCGTGACGACGAAGGGCTGGGTCAGCGCGGCTTCCAGAGCCTCGCGCAGCACCTGCGACAGGACACCGGCGATGGAGAGCGCGAGCGTGACGGCCGGCAGTACCAGTGCGGCCGGAGTCTGGGCGCCGGCCACCGGGA
This genomic window contains:
- a CDS encoding ABC transporter permease; this encodes MIATDIRVPEPVPDLTAPRRSFRWPGVLVAALVLAVIVAMAILPDLFTGASPTATDMRQALEAPGPGHWFGTDQLGRDVFTRVVYGTRPALLLGVLATALAVAAGVLVGLLAALGGRIADQLLMRGADVLLALPALLLALLVIAVLGEGTVNVAVAVAVAFVPLYARLVRAEALVVRNSGYVESAIGLGLPRRTVVYRHVVPNALGPVLVMAPVGFGTSLLYASALSFLGLGPQPPTADWGAMLSEGKDVLAAAWWVGVFPGVAVTGTVIAVNIVGRRLRTNVTGRGAE